A single window of Silurus meridionalis isolate SWU-2019-XX chromosome 11, ASM1480568v1, whole genome shotgun sequence DNA harbors:
- the crebzf gene encoding CREB/ATF bZIP transcription factor isoform X1, whose product MVTRKRGRLASKGGDTMCSGSSEECDRAFKIDSESPTEHLSPESDSNDWGLDELLNSDFNWALEDDVLSPFQDIGTEDLGSSPKDKLDRESDVSVSRSRVSTRRQNLQDLSGRNINKNALAARLNRLRKKEYLNGLEQRVGTLTSENRILKQENGSLSKRVEELENETRYLRAVLANESMLAQLLSRLSGVSGMKFSTSLFQENNESDHDYAMPRKKVKVEDKDAAGGVCLHVDKDHVSVEFCTKCAESASASHKIFLPRCLVCHVG is encoded by the exons ATGGTCACccggaaaagaggaagacttgCCAGTAAAGGCGGGGACACCATGTGCTCGGGTTCTTCTGAGGAATGTGACCGTGCCTTTAAGATCGATTCTGAAAGCCCGACCGAGCACCTGTCTCCAGAAAGTGATTCGAACGACTGGGGCCTAGATGAGCTCCTAAACTCCGACTTCAACTGGGCTTTAGAAGACGATGTGCTCTCTCCTTTTCAAGACATCGGCACGGAAGACCTCGGTTCAAGTCCGAAAGACAAGCTGGATCGGGAATCTGACGTGAGCGTATCCCGCAGCAGGGTTTCAACTCGGAGGCAGAACCTACAAGACCTGTCTGGGCGCAACATCAATAAAAACGCACTTGCGGCAAGATTGAATCGGCTAAGGAAGAAAGAATATTTGAATGGCTTAGAGCAGCGCGTTGGCACGCTGACGTCGGAGAACCGGATCCTCAAGCAGGAGAACGGCAGCCTGAGCAaaagagtggaagaacttgaaaATGAGACTAGGTACTTGAGAGCTGTGTTGGCCAATGAGAGCATGTTGGCGCAGCTTTTGTCTAGATTGAGCGGTGTGAGCGGCATGAAATTCTCTACCTCACTTTTCCAGGAGAACAACGAGAGTGACCACGATTACGCCATGCCTAGGAAGAAAGTGAAGGTGGAGGACAAGGATGCAGCAGGTGGTGTCTGTCTGCATGTGGATAAAGACCATGTCTCTGTGGAGTTCTGCACTAAGTGCGCAGAGAGCGCGAGCGCATCACATAAAAT TTTTCTTCCTAGGTGCTTGGTCTGCCATGTGGGGTGA
- the crebzf gene encoding CREB/ATF bZIP transcription factor isoform X2, with the protein MVTRKRGRLASKGGDTMCSGSSEECDRAFKIDSESPTEHLSPESDSNDWGLDELLNSDFNWALEDDVLSPFQDIGTEDLGSSPKDKLDRESDVSVSRSRVSTRRQNLQDLSGRNINKNALAARLNRLRKKEYLNGLEQRVGTLTSENRILKQENGSLSKRVEELENETRYLRAVLANESMLAQLLSRLSGVSGMKFSTSLFQENNESDHDYAMPRKKVKVEDKDAAGGVCLHVDKDHVSVEFCTKCAESASASHKM; encoded by the coding sequence ATGGTCACccggaaaagaggaagacttgCCAGTAAAGGCGGGGACACCATGTGCTCGGGTTCTTCTGAGGAATGTGACCGTGCCTTTAAGATCGATTCTGAAAGCCCGACCGAGCACCTGTCTCCAGAAAGTGATTCGAACGACTGGGGCCTAGATGAGCTCCTAAACTCCGACTTCAACTGGGCTTTAGAAGACGATGTGCTCTCTCCTTTTCAAGACATCGGCACGGAAGACCTCGGTTCAAGTCCGAAAGACAAGCTGGATCGGGAATCTGACGTGAGCGTATCCCGCAGCAGGGTTTCAACTCGGAGGCAGAACCTACAAGACCTGTCTGGGCGCAACATCAATAAAAACGCACTTGCGGCAAGATTGAATCGGCTAAGGAAGAAAGAATATTTGAATGGCTTAGAGCAGCGCGTTGGCACGCTGACGTCGGAGAACCGGATCCTCAAGCAGGAGAACGGCAGCCTGAGCAaaagagtggaagaacttgaaaATGAGACTAGGTACTTGAGAGCTGTGTTGGCCAATGAGAGCATGTTGGCGCAGCTTTTGTCTAGATTGAGCGGTGTGAGCGGCATGAAATTCTCTACCTCACTTTTCCAGGAGAACAACGAGAGTGACCACGATTACGCCATGCCTAGGAAGAAAGTGAAGGTGGAGGACAAGGATGCAGCAGGTGGTGTCTGTCTGCATGTGGATAAAGACCATGTCTCTGTGGAGTTCTGCACTAAGTGCGCAGAGAGCGCGAGCGCATCACATAAAATGTAG
- the crebzf gene encoding uncharacterized protein crebzf isoform X3, which yields MVTRKRGRLASKGGDTMCSGSSEECDRAFKIDSESPTEHLSPESDSNDWGLDELLNSDFNWALEDDVLSPFQDIGTEDLGSSPKDKLDRESDVSVSRSRVSTRRQNLQDLSGRNINKNALAARLNRLRKKEYLNGLEQRVGTLTSENRILKQENGSLSKRVEELENETRRTTRVTTITPCLGRK from the exons ATGGTCACccggaaaagaggaagacttgCCAGTAAAGGCGGGGACACCATGTGCTCGGGTTCTTCTGAGGAATGTGACCGTGCCTTTAAGATCGATTCTGAAAGCCCGACCGAGCACCTGTCTCCAGAAAGTGATTCGAACGACTGGGGCCTAGATGAGCTCCTAAACTCCGACTTCAACTGGGCTTTAGAAGACGATGTGCTCTCTCCTTTTCAAGACATCGGCACGGAAGACCTCGGTTCAAGTCCGAAAGACAAGCTGGATCGGGAATCTGACGTGAGCGTATCCCGCAGCAGGGTTTCAACTCGGAGGCAGAACCTACAAGACCTGTCTGGGCGCAACATCAATAAAAACGCACTTGCGGCAAGATTGAATCGGCTAAGGAAGAAAGAATATTTGAATGGCTTAGAGCAGCGCGTTGGCACGCTGACGTCGGAGAACCGGATCCTCAAGCAGGAGAACGGCAGCCTGAGCAaaagagtggaagaacttgaaaATGAGACTAG GAGAACAACGAGAGTGACCACGATTACGCCATGCCTAGGAAGAAAGTGA